A genomic region of Synechococcus sp. NOUM97013 contains the following coding sequences:
- a CDS encoding Fur family transcriptional regulator: MGARGVGTLQDAFDQCRYLGMRFSRQRRMVLDLLWTEASHLSARDIFERLNQQGRKIGHTSVYQNLEALQTAGVIECLDRASGRLYGYRSDPHSHLTCLESGAIEDLDVELPDALLKEIERRTGYRIESYTLQLNGRPKLPLEEQA; encoded by the coding sequence ATGGGCGCCAGAGGCGTAGGCACCCTGCAGGATGCGTTCGACCAGTGCCGGTATCTGGGCATGCGTTTTAGCCGTCAGCGCCGCATGGTGCTGGACCTGCTCTGGACGGAAGCGAGTCATCTCAGTGCCCGCGACATCTTCGAACGACTCAATCAGCAGGGGCGAAAAATCGGGCACACATCTGTCTATCAAAATCTCGAAGCTCTGCAGACCGCTGGAGTGATCGAATGTCTTGATCGTGCCAGCGGACGTCTCTACGGCTATCGCAGTGATCCCCACAGCCACCTCACCTGCCTGGAAAGTGGAGCGATCGAAGATCTTGATGTTGAACTTCCCGACGCGTTGCTGAAGGAAATTGAACGCCGCACCGGCTATCGGATCGAGTCCTACACCCTTCAACTGAACGGACGTCCAAAACTGCCCCTGGAGGAACAGGCTTAA
- a CDS encoding DUF3685 domain-containing protein: MNDQVREILLFAPELLGESLAAELPTESCPWQLKRSADDLSGHPALVIWSLPSHPTLVIVQREILHLQQRWAPAPLLLVLPDDFRHDPTELLALNCDGIVQDPDLVSLREAVQTLLSGGRVLRVRTGSPQDKAQSQPIGLAQGLLLSGLRQIGRDLQVIEALLDPPPDHALLRLLLEGRCRELRAARNLLLWIWGPLQMGLADAVPLRANNETLDLTLNERQPSAVWNAIQQRIEDAVDHGLSNGTGQLLAIEGLNPERRRDLLLTLLRQLHEVLLRLRQDELSNARDAKALGERWRSLQIEVKQQALRSVAGSYVRIPLGEDLVPVADQLLQRTNLEQLDDELPDPQSMLSSLVLDQPVLVDGQLLPSDDPRALMQLETLISNWLVRTAEIIGSELLGVCGNWPELRRYLLQQDLLSTRELERLRNQLNSQSRWQDWVERPIRLYESRRLLFQLKSGRIEPLLLTEPRDQELRQLRWWQQQVALLVEARDALAPQVQALVRRIGDLMVVLLTQVVGRAIGLIGRGIAQGMGRSLGRG; encoded by the coding sequence GTGAACGACCAGGTCCGGGAGATTCTTCTATTCGCTCCCGAGCTCCTCGGTGAATCGCTCGCGGCTGAATTACCCACCGAAAGCTGTCCCTGGCAGCTGAAACGATCAGCGGACGATCTCTCTGGCCATCCCGCCCTCGTGATTTGGTCGCTACCCAGTCATCCCACGCTGGTGATCGTTCAGCGGGAGATTCTGCATTTGCAGCAACGCTGGGCTCCAGCGCCCCTGCTGTTGGTGCTACCGGACGACTTCCGTCATGACCCGACAGAGCTCCTTGCTCTGAACTGCGATGGAATTGTTCAAGACCCCGATCTTGTTTCCTTGCGGGAGGCCGTGCAGACGCTGCTCTCCGGTGGTCGCGTACTGCGCGTCCGTACTGGCTCGCCACAGGACAAAGCCCAGAGTCAGCCGATCGGTCTGGCCCAAGGATTGTTGCTGAGTGGACTGCGTCAGATCGGACGCGATCTGCAGGTGATCGAAGCCCTTCTGGATCCGCCCCCGGACCATGCGTTGCTCCGACTGCTTCTGGAAGGGCGATGCCGGGAGCTGCGTGCAGCCAGAAATCTGTTGCTGTGGATTTGGGGCCCCCTGCAGATGGGGCTGGCTGATGCCGTCCCCTTACGCGCCAACAATGAAACGCTTGACCTCACCCTCAACGAGCGCCAACCGAGCGCGGTTTGGAATGCCATCCAGCAGCGGATTGAAGATGCCGTCGACCACGGTCTGAGCAACGGCACCGGCCAGCTACTGGCCATTGAAGGACTCAACCCCGAACGTCGCCGCGACCTGCTGTTGACACTGCTGAGGCAGCTGCACGAGGTACTGCTGCGCCTACGCCAGGACGAGCTGTCCAACGCGCGGGATGCCAAGGCTTTGGGTGAGCGATGGCGGTCCCTGCAAATCGAAGTGAAACAACAGGCGCTGCGCAGCGTGGCCGGCAGTTACGTGAGGATTCCTCTTGGTGAGGATCTGGTTCCCGTTGCGGATCAGCTGCTCCAACGCACGAATCTCGAGCAGCTGGATGACGAACTGCCCGATCCCCAGTCGATGCTGTCATCACTGGTTCTAGATCAGCCCGTGCTGGTGGATGGCCAGTTGCTGCCCTCTGATGACCCCAGGGCGTTGATGCAACTGGAAACGTTGATCAGCAACTGGCTGGTGCGTACCGCTGAAATCATCGGCTCCGAGCTCCTTGGGGTCTGTGGTAACTGGCCGGAGCTGCGTCGGTACCTGCTTCAACAGGATCTGCTCTCCACCAGGGAACTGGAACGGTTGCGCAATCAGCTCAACAGTCAGTCGCGCTGGCAGGACTGGGTTGAGCGACCGATCCGACTTTATGAAAGTCGCCGTTTGCTCTTTCAACTCAAATCTGGACGAATTGAACCGCTCCTGCTCACGGAACCCCGTGATCAGGAGCTGAGACAGCTTCGCTGGTGGCAGCAGCAGGTGGCACTGCTCGTGGAAGCACGCGATGCCCTCGCTCCACAGGTCCAGGCCTTGGTGCGTCGCATCGGCGATCTGATGGTCGTGCTTCTCACCCAGGTCGTGGGCCGTGCCATCGGTCTGATCGGCCGTGGCATTGCTCAAGGCATGGGACGCAGCCTTGGGCGCGGTTAA